In the genome of Arabidopsis thaliana chromosome 4, partial sequence, the window GGATGTGATGGCTCGATCCTCGTGAACAACGGAGCAATCTCTGAAAAGAATGCATTTGGACATGAAGGCGTTAGAGGATTTGAGATAGTAGAAGCCGTCAAAGCCGAGCTTGAAGCTGCATGCCCCGGTGTTGTCTCCTGCTCAGACATTGTTGCCTTGGCTGCACGTGATGCCATATCtttggtaaaaaataaaatagagaaagaaaaaaacctttCCATCtttatctatcttcttctccgttgTGAGCAATTCATGATACAGGCGAATGGACCGGCGTATGAGGTGCCAACTGGGCGGAGAGATGGTCGGGTTTCGAACATGTCATTGGCTAAGGACATGCCGGAGGTGAGTGACTCGATTGAGATACTAAAGGCTAAGTTCATGCAGAAAGGACTCAACGCCAAAGACCTCGTGCTTCTCAGTGGTAtgtatctcttcttcttcttcgtcttctctctcATTCATGTTTGTTTGGTGGTTTCGAATCTCTCAAAGTTTTTGGTTCGAAGTTCAAGTTATATGATTTTCAATTCCCGGATCCATGATACGTTTCGCATGTTTCGTCcgtttcctctcttcttcgtGTGTTAGTGTCACGTGCGTTAGGAAATTCTGGTAGACcaatacaagaaaacattattgGAATTTTTTCCAGCTAAGCCAGCAGTGTTTCTTTGTGCAGAAAAATAATTTcgtgaaatttaaaattttaaacttgtGAGAATTTTCTTCTAACGATAACAAATTATCCAATATTTACCTATACGTTGCGAAACTTAAAGAATCGTtcgtaataaaaaaaaatcaggcTTTTTGGGTCAACTTTAGGCATTTATACAAATGTTTTGATGTTCTGTCATCTTAACCACTAAATCTGGTATAGCACAGAAATGTTGATTCACCCCGAAAATGGGCCTGTTACACGATCGGCAATTAATCTGATAAAACGTCATAAATATCTAACGGCCCCATTCTATAgagtattgatttttttttatttttattttcatcaaaaaccaaTACTGATCTCGATACGATCGTGAAATTATCAACTTTCACGTGTGACTAAACAAAGACGAAACCATCAACATGCTGAGTCTAAGCCAGTAGTGATCATGCATTTTGAACCTGGTCCGGCTCAGTTTGcgtcatttttttatttagtttacaTTTCAAGTTTCAATATGAGaaaactttgacaaaaaaaattgtcactAGTTTTAAGAATTTAAGAGATCTAAACCTGAGTGGTCTACTTTCCGTATCAGCTGCTCACACTATCGGAACAACGGCCTGCTTCTTCATGTCCAAACGGCTCTATGATTTCTTACCTGGTGGCCAACCTGACCCGACTATCAATCCAACATTCCTACCCGAATTAACCACTCAGTGCCCACAAAATGGTGACATAAACGTCCGTTTACCAATTGACCGGTTCAGCGAACGGCTATTCGACAAGCAGATTCTGCAAAACATAAAGGATGGTTTTGCTGTGCTTCAGACCGACGCAGGTCTTTACGAGGATGTAACGACCAGACAGGTCGTGGATTCCTATCTTGGGATGCTAAATCCATTCTTTGGGCCAACATTCGAGTCTGATTTCGTTAAGGCGATCGTAAAGATGGGGAAGATTGGTGTGAAGACTGGTTTCAAAGGGGAGATTCGACGGGTTTGCTCGGCCTTCAATTGAGAGAGTATGtaatgaaattgaaactgTATAATTTCTTTTGCTCAAACAATGTTTTGACTCCATAATATGTGTAGGCAAAAAAGCCTCTCAAACTCTGAATGAAtactaaaaaacaaagagagtatTAATGCATGGAATTGAAAAAGTACAAATTCTAGAGAGGAtgcaaaacaattataaagaGAGTTGAATGTACGATTTTCCACTACATCCTTGGCGTTAATAGTGTACATGTATGAATTCTGAAGTCTCAACATGTAGTTTTtaccaaaagacaaaataaagttGTATTCGTTATAATTCTTAGCTGTCTCGAATCAACTAATTTCTTCCCCCATTCCcttatgacaaaaaaaaaacctaggCTATTAAAAGAacgaacaaaacaaaaagagaatcaaagagCTTAAGTTCTTTCGGCTCTTATTCTTATAATCGTAGACCACTTAAATTCCTTGCGTTGGGCCTTCTCACAAATCGTCCCTGTTGATGAGAGACAACCACAATATTACAATGCCAATCTTTCACCTAAATCGTAGCTCAAATAAAATGTATCAGCGTTACCTTCATTCTACCCTTGTTGAcagtattatatatataagtttcaacttttacatttttcaagaCTATGAGATTTATACCTTCATACGCGGGCGTTGGTCGGCGTTGAGCTTGCGAACTTGATATCGGATTTTCTTGGAGAAGAGTCTATTCCTCCGCTTCTCTTTATACCTTAACACACTTGCTTCTCTCATACCACTTTCTCCGAACAAATCTATCTCACCCAACCTTACCTGTCCCCAAACATCATTCATCTTACGTCAAATTCACTCACTAAATTGTCAACTAAATTCACTTGATAATCTACTTCTAACAAAACATTGTAAGTCAGAAATGACAAGAACTACATAAGAACCATTTTCAATTCTTGTCAGGTTCAGAAATTCATAATGAATTGTTTGTTGCCAACAATTGGTCATCAAAACGTTTTTATTTCGATTCAAATTATTAAGATAAGGCTaatataaatgagaaaatagaGAATTGAAGTAACGTACATGAAAATCGACTCCGTCAGCGTCCGAACCAAGAATCTCGTCGGAGAACGGTGACTCCTTACCTGACCAAGCCTCTAAAACCCCATCGTAGTCGAGCTTCAGCAACGGACTCACTCTCTGCTCCAGCTTTGGATTCGAGTCCGTAACTTCAGAGCTCTTTGATTCCGCCGCCGCCGGAGccactttctttttcttcttcttctttttctttttcttgtctcCCTCCGCCGTCACAATCGTTTTAATCTTGCTACTATCCACGACATTGGATTGACCATCATCAGCTGCTGCGGCGGCGGTGGTCTGAATTCTCGGCGAAATCTGATCAAACTCCACAGTAGGAAATTTCCACCAGTTCTCGTCGTTGTTTTGTCGGAGAGAACTTCTCAAACCAAGCCCTAAACGAAACCTTCCGTTCCAAGCATTCTTCATAATTTCCTCTAATCGACCGACTCTGTAACAATTTTCTCTATCTCCGTCATTAGATTCAATATTCCCCATAAAACTATCAAttccttcttcaatctcttcatcTAAAATCGATTCCGCGTCGAAATCGTCTAAAACTCCAAACCCATTCACCTCCAAGTCATCAAAACTGACTTCCTTCTGCTCCAAGAAGTGTTCTGTTTTCGTTGGAATCGTTGGATTGAACAGAAACTCGTTCTCCTCGATGGATACGTACGGAAGAAGCAACTGAGAAGCTTCGTCGTAATCACTGAGAGGAGATTTATTAGTCCCGAAAATCTGAGTTTTTGCCTTCttggaagagaagattttAGGGTAAGCGGTGGAGAGGAGAGCCGCAGCTTCGTCGTATGTTTGGTTGGGACGTTTCCGTGGAGTTCGTGGCCTTCTCGTGGAGATTGAGAACGGAGGAGAGTTTGTCTCAGAGATTGTAGATGACGGTGAAGGAGTGTTGTTTGACGGCGGCGATTTCATCATTTCCAACTCGAAGCTATAGGCACAAGAGGACATTTTCACCTGTGGACGTTTGATTAGAATCCGAGAAAAATCTTGATGACTGTTGAATTTGAGGTTAAAGTTAGTGTgtgttttttaagaaaaggaaaaatataaagtcaGAAAGTTTTCGTATGAAGTCTATtgttaaaccctaaaccctatgACAAAATCTTGTTTACTAAATATAGcaaaaaggttaaaacttaaatGGGGAAAAGGTAAGATTCAGTATACTAAAAAGGAAACTCCtacagaaaaaagaagagaacattTAAGATTAGAGAGAGGCAGAGAGGTCATGGAAGTAAGAATTCcccaaagagagagagagagagggggCAGTGATTGGATTGGGAGAAGCACGAGATggtgtaagaaagaaaagagaaaagatccGTTAGGGTTTGTCAAACATTATATAGTCAAATAAGTTGAGTCTCTCTGTTTGATTGATTAGTGAAATATCATCACTTTGTTGATGCGAAAACAGAGAGGtcaaaaagtgaaaaagtgAGAGGGAGTAGCGGCTCTAGGGGGAAGAGAGACCTAATGTAGTTTTCTTCTGAGATTatgaattttgaaagaaagCAAACTCAACGCAGATCAAGTTTTgcaatatgaaaaaaaaattataatgtttgtgtaaatgttttttgttatattaatgAAATTTCACTATTTCTAACATATTAATACTAATGTATACTGAATCATCTTTTCAAGatgtaaaaaaacatataaatttaacAACTGTTTTGAATAATATTGACAATCATTTTTGTAGAATGCTGAGTGGAAGATTAGTATGTCATTCATTTAATTACACTTAAATATACATGGATAATTAATTAGGATAAGTTTTCTTATCAGGCGTTTTCGTGGGACAAGTACATAATTAGGTTAATTTCTTATGGGAttctactctctttttttaaaaaaaaaatctagacaTTTCCAAATGTCGATCGAAAACATTATAACCGACCACCTGTATAACTTTCCGTCGATGTCCCCCGTATGTACAAAACTTAACAGGTCACCTTATCCGTGTACGTGGCCGGATCTCATTGCGTTTGTTAGATTTCTGTGATGACGTGGTGTTTTCCTTTACACTAGGAAACTTCAATTTGGCATTGGAATGTAACATATGGCTAAAGTAACTTTATCTGCttaacatatttttcaaatatctaAAACTATTTCTAGACCGAATTTTAGATATGTGACTAAGAAGATTTCTTGATTTACATCAACCAAAACAAGAGCACCATGTGCTGTTTCTTATATGGATATAACAGTTCGAAATAAGTTATCGTCTTCATACATCCCTAGAACCCCAACGACTGGACTAAAACCCTCAACTTCTAAAATAAGACTTATTGTAGAATAATACcaaattgtgaaaaaaaaaacaaatataaattattgacTATAGTTTGAAGTAAGTCGTAATTTTTTCCGCAAGGTAAATTCATTCAAAGTTAAAATGTGGAgagtgagagaaagagagtcgCGTGGCTATTGGGTAATGAGAAACGATTGGACCCATTTGGTATCATTCGGAAGTGATATGTGGCAGAGGGCAATCATACGTTTTCGTCATAGCGTTAGATTTTCTTACAGTTTCTTAGAGATTATTTCGATTGTTTGTGTCAAACGAGTTTAGTATGTTACTGCTATTGAACAGTAGTATTTTCTCATGTATCGATATGAATACgtttactctttttctttttttcacacAATCAGATGAATATAGGGATGAATATACGTAGTTTTGTCTTTGTCATATACTAGATTATATTCCCACCAGTCATTTTCCTATGTATTTAACAAGACAAGACGtagaaaaatgagaattttAGTACTTGAGTTAACATATTTAAAGATTATATTCCCATCAGTCATTGAACAtatgtgtacatatatatacgaGGAGAATCTATAACTTAGTAAGGAGGGAAATATGAGATTTTATTTCtatagagaaaagaaaggataAAACCTCTCTCTGCCAACACTGGCCACCGTCTCCAAAGTCCATCCcagttaatttttattttttggaatctTCTTATGTtattactctttcttttcttatgaCAACATGTCAACATGTGACCTGTCGTCttctactttcttttcttcagcTTTTCTCCTTTTAAGCAGAATATTCAATCTATCTTCAAATTCATATCTGAGTTTTGTactataaaagaaaagcagacattaaaaaagatttgaatataaaacaaatgtatTGGAGTGGTAAAGCACATCTTCATCAAACATTTTTAAGGAGCATCAATCTAATTGGTCGATGGAAATGGAAGTAAAGGAATAGAAGATTGTTTGTGTTCCAtgatgatgtatatatatgcctAATTAATGTTACTGTTAGTTACCTTTGGATAACAAAGATATTTAAAGCGGTTTAATGCTTATTAACGGTTGATGGATgttaccttttctttttgacatcACGGTAGATGTTACCTTTCATAGGTGTTGAATAGACAGATTGGGGACGTTAATTAGTAATGATGTAATTAGTTAGAGCTAAATAGTgctaataaatatatgtaagaaattGTTCGGAAAGTAACTAAAAAAAGTTCAATTCATGCAAGTAGACACTTCAAATGTGATAAATGTATAAGTATGATGTTAAGCATGTGACCCTTGAGAGTCGATTAGGGCACTGTACAAGATTGACCCAAATAGTTACAAACTACAAGTGAACTCTCTTCCATTACATATCTACGTGTATTGAGGGGACCATTATCGTACGTATACACGTATATATGTTTTGCCCTAAATTCCCAATTTTAATTCAGCATGGGGGACGGACTCATTCAATAGCATCGTCTTTCACTTTCCTTCTTCGGTTTAAAATCTCATTTTAGTTTctgatccaaaaaaaaatgtttgatcaAAGATCAAAAACTTAGATAGAaacaaactgtttttttttcttaaatcaagAAAGTCTAAAAAACTAAGATACAAAAAGGGACTCGCAGCGGCAGAGAGATAAGTATCTTACGGGCCAGCAGATAATTTCTATGTTACGTCCCTTTCATCCCCATTGCATATTGCATATGAAGACAACGGATATTAACTAAAATCTTCCAAAATTACGGTATAATGAATAATAATACACTTCTGTCTCATATAGTATTCTATTATATTGTTCGAAAATGTTCTTATTTACATATCtatttatattgttaattGATTGCGGCTATTACTGTGGATATTCATCGTAACTATTTTAATCAATACAAATCATGCAAAATAGTGAATGACTTAGAAAAGTTGAAACCACATATGATTGAGTTTAGGGGGAAAAGTATAAAAGAAAGCATGACTAGTATGTTACTATGTAGTAAGcttcaaacatatatttaagaaaatactatatatagatacataTGATATAAcataacattaaaatatatggtgaaacattttttcttaatatccTAAGCTTCAAACATATACCCAAGTAGAGAAGAGTTGGAGTATTCATTCTTTGGTTAAACATAGACCTAATACATAGCTCATATGGACAATTTttcgacaaaacaaaaatgatagcAAATGGGCTAAAATGGTTTCATATCGAAAAGCCCAAACCATTAAgccaaaacgacgtcgtacgATATGACAGCGGCGATTCCTATAACCACCACCAGAGGTTAAAAAGTCTCTCTCTTTAGCTATCTTTTTTGTGTTACCGGTTCAAATGGCCGCCGTCGCAGATTCCGTTGAGAACAACGGTTCCATAAACCTCCCTGAGAATGAAAACCTTATACCGGCGGGATTCAGTGCCGCCGCATTGCTTGACGAAAACTCTGGCGCTTTCCCTGAATTGAATCAGCCCGATAGCTTAGCTGCTGCTGAGACTACCTTCCCCGATACGAACGATTCCGCGGAGGAGAGGTGGCCAGGTTGGCCTGGTGATTGCGTGTTTCGTATGATCGTTCCGGTGACTAAAGTCGGAGCTATTATTGGACGCAAAGGTGACTTTATAAAGAAGATGTGTGAGGAGACTCGTGCTCGTATCAAAGTCCTTGATGGTCCTGTTAATACTCCCGATCGCATCGTTAGTATCTCTATCTCCTTCTACGTGATTTACTGTGTTCAAAGCTAATTCGAATTTGGggatttttaatttctatttctagggtttcttaaTCATAAGTAGGAAGATTCTTGAGTTGTGATCATTAAAGTTGTGAACTTTTATCCCCTAGTTGTGCAATTTGATTACTTTATGGTTCCAATTATAGTTTGAAGTGTTCACTAAGTTAATTACTTGCTCAATGTTATGTTTTAGGTGTTAATATCTGGTAAGGAAGAACCAGAGGCCTACATGTCACCGGCAATGGACGCAGTGTTGAGGGTGTTTAGACGTGTTTCAGGGTTGcctgataatgatgatgatgatgttcaaAACGCTGGAAGTGTCTTCTCTTCAGTGCGTTTATTAGTTGCTTCAACGCAGGCGATTAATTTGATTGGAAAACAAGGATCTTTGATTAAGTCTATAGTAGAGAACTCTGGTGCATCAGTTCGTATTTTATCAGAAGGTATTATCTATCATCTgcagttttctgtttttaccTAATTGATCTCTTTGTTTGTGATTGTTAAAGTTTAGTTTTTGCTATTTCAATTcatgtctgtttttttttctaaaattggtGTCTTTGTTGCcagtttcttatttctctaCTTTTTTCTGCCAGAGGAAACACCGTTTTATGCTGCACAGGATGAGAGGATAGTGGATTTGCAAGGGGAAGCTTTAAAGATTCTTAAAGCATTAGAAGCCATTGTTGGACACCTTAGGAGATTTTTAGTTGACCATACTGTTGTCCCTCTCTTCGAGAAGCAAGTAAGCTTGCTTGTTTCAATCGAGATTATtcctttcccttttttttcttttctgaattATTGTTATCTTTTCTTATCTTCAGTATCTAGCTAGGGTCTCTCAAACTCGCCAGGAAGAACCGTTAGCTGAAAGCAAGTCATCTCTGCATACTATTTCGTCAAATCTAATGGAGCCTGATTTCTCCCTCTTAGCACGGAGGGAACCTTTGTTTCTGGAGCGCGATTCTCGGGTGGACTCACGTGTTCAGCCTTCGGGAGTTTCTATCTACAGTCAGGATCCTGTACTGTCTGCCAGACACTCCCCAGGTCTTGCTCGGGTTTCTTCTGCTTTTGTGACACAGGTAGATTCCCTTAAATACAACATCAGCTCCTGAAAACGAGTTTAGCGATATCATCTTACTTGTTATGATTAGTCTTCCAGCAGTGATTTTGATCTTAACACATCTAACTTGTTTCTCTGAACTAGTAGTGACGTTTCTATAATGGATTCTCTTACTAGGTATCTCAAACGATGCAAATACCATTCTCCTATGCAGAGGATATTATTGGTGTAGAAGGAGCTAATATAGCCTATATCCGTCGAAGAAGCGGAGCTACCATAACCATTAAAGAGAGTCCGCATCCTGATCAAATCACAGTGGAAATCAAAGGCACAACTTCTCAAGTACAAACTGCTGAGCAACTAATTCAAGTAAGAACACATTCgatctgtatatatatatatatactttctgCGACGTGGCATTGTATAAACACTAAGATTATGCTTGCTTTGCATCCTACCCCGCCTGCTTCATCATAACCGTATTCTTTTGTTTACGTGTGTGTAGGAGTTCATCATCAATCACAAGGAACCAGTTTCGGTATCAGGGGGATATGCCAGAATCGACTCTGGATATGTACCTGCATATCCTCCTCAGCTAAGTAACCGTCAAGAGCCGCTCCCGAGCACCTACATGGGCACAGAGCCGGTGCAGTACAGACCAACAGCATACTCTCAGCTGGGGGGTCCTTCTACCTACACACCGACCCTGACTGGGCAAACTTATGGTTCGGAATATAGACCAGCTTCTGATGTTGGTGGCTACAGCAGTTATAATCTTTGAATTGGTTGCTGTGTTTAAGTTTATTTGCAGATTAATTTCTCTTTAGAGAAAGGCtcatttataatataatagaGAGGGAAAAGGAACAAGTTCTAGAGAGCCAATGTAGTTGTTGGAATGTGTAATGTAAATCTAGGtgccctttttttttttttttttcataccTCGATATATGTCACACTACGTTTCTGGTCAAATAAGaacatgttttttctttcttttttgtatgaatttgTTTATCAGAAGTCAGAATGATtcagttttaagaaatttttagTTAACGTTTTACAACAATAACCTGTAGGAGCTTTTTCTTAATTGAATAAGTTTAAGCTTTCTATTTTGATCTGATGATGCTAATATGAAAGCATTCTCCGAAGAACCAAACCACATGAGACTTTTTGATTTCAATGTCCATTCGTAACTAGTAACGGAAAAGATCAGACAGAAAAAATGTACCAATCATTCCATATTTGTAGTTTTACATGATATAGTAATATTCTCTAGGTGTTTAAGTTGTATATTTCATGATTTTtacacattttaaaacctGATTAAGGcctgtttttaactttttatttcttcaaaccGTAAGAAACAATCCTTGCAAGAAACAAtccttgcttcttcttctttttttcgtcAAGAAACAATCCTTgctatattttcatttttacagCTTCTTGTTTTTAAGAGagcaaatataataaataaggACGGCTGAAAAGAGGTATATGTatcacaaaattaaacaaaagagaatcCACCTATCGACATAGACGTGGTATCCTTTCGATATCGACAGAATTATGTTGAACGCAGCAAGTTGGCCATTAATCAAATCTTTGACGCGTGGAATCATTCTATTgtcaatgaaaacaaatattaaagaaCAGGTACTACCTATATACCTAATAGATTCCTCTAACCCGTCAAATGTCAATGTATCGACCGTTACAATTATGCACGTCTTCTAATTGAAACATTCTCTACTTTGCCAATGTCTTATCCCCAAAACTACATATAAATATGCATTTACGGGGGCTTAGAATTTCATCACAAAACTTGCAAGTATCATTCACAGGAGAGGGAAGGGAGAGCTCATCATACGAAATGAGGTCAATCACagctttgtttttccttttctgtttccttGCTCCTTCTGCTTTGGCGCAGCTCCGAACTGGGTTCTACAGCCGCTCATGCCCCCGTGCCGAATCTATCGTGGCTAGTGTTGTTGCCAACCGTTTCAGAAGTGACAAGTCCATTACTGCAGCATTTCTTCGTATGCAGTTTCATGATTGCTTTGTCAGGGTCCGTAAGCTTCTCCTGTGTgtacatgtgtatatatattaacataaGCTAGCTAATATTTAGACAACACATTGATCAAGCAATGTTTTGAATGGTTGTGTAGGGTTGTGATGCTTCCCTCTTGATCGACCCAAGACCTGGAAGGCCATCAGAGAAAAGCACTGGACCAAATGCAAGCGTGAGAGGCTACGAGATCATTGATGAGGCTAAGAGACAGCTCGAGGCTGCATGTCCCCGAACTGTCTCATGCGCAGACATTGTAACTCTTGCCACAAGAGACTCGGTCGCATTAGCTGGTGGTCCAAGGTTCTCAGTACCAACAGGAAGACGTGATGGATTAAGGTCAAACCCCAATGATGTGAACTTACCCGGACCAACAATTCCGGTTAGCGCATCTATCCAATTGTTTGCAGCTCAAGGTATGAATACCAACGATATGGTTACACTTATTGGTGGTGGCCACAGCGTCGGTGTTGCACATTGCAGTCTCTTCCAGGACAGGCTTTCCGACCGTGCAATGGAACCCTCATTGAAGTCTAGCTTGAGGAGGAAATGCAGTTCCCCTAACGACCCAACAACGTTTTTGGACCAAAAGACTTCATTTACTGTGGATAACGCAATCTATGGAGAGATCCGAAGACAAAGAGGAATTCTAAGAATTGATCAAAACTTGGGTCTTGATAGATCAACCAGTGGGATTGTGTCTGGTTATGCATCAAGCAATACACTCTTCAGAAAGAGATTTGCCGAAGCATTGGTGAAAATGGGTACCATTAAGGTTCTTACCGGACGTTCTGGAGAGATCAGGAGAAACTGCAGAGTCTTCAACAACTGAGGACGTTGATTCTTGCACACATTCTTTACAATTATTCACGGAGAGATCCAAAGACTGAGCGGAATCctacgttttttcttttctttgctttttttcttacaaatcaaATCGGAAAGTGTGTTTGTTCCGgtatcatgttttatttttccctAAAAATTGATTCGCgtgtttcattttcatgaacTATATATTGTTCTAATTTGatattaacttctttttttggctcTGTGGTGTtctaatttcttgttttttttatgtgcTTACTCCCTTCTTAACCTATGACGTTTTGGATAACAATGTTTAATGAATAATGGCTCTGTTAACAGTTTCTAAAACTCATTCGA includes:
- a CDS encoding peroxidase superfamily protein (Peroxidase superfamily protein; FUNCTIONS IN: peroxidase activity; INVOLVED IN: response to oxidative stress, oxidation reduction; LOCATED IN: endomembrane system; EXPRESSED IN: shoot apex, embryo, seed; EXPRESSED DURING: E expanded cotyledon stage, D bilateral stage; CONTAINS InterPro DOMAIN/s: Haem peroxidase (InterPro:IPR010255), Plant peroxidase (InterPro:IPR000823), Peroxidases heam-ligand binding site (InterPro:IPR019793), Haem peroxidase, plant/fungal/bacterial (InterPro:IPR002016); BEST Arabidopsis thaliana protein match is: Peroxidase superfamily protein (TAIR:AT1G77100.1); Has 4310 Blast hits to 4291 proteins in 250 species: Archae - 0; Bacteria - 0; Metazoa - 3; Fungi - 82; Plants - 4190; Viruses - 0; Other Eukaryotes - 35 (source: NCBI BLink).); its protein translation is MVWANAKMRLALSLVTVFFGISLANLEVGFYSNTCPQAESIVKRVVSGAALSDPNLPAILLRLHFHDCFVEGCDGSILVNNGAISEKNAFGHEGVRGFEIVEAVKAELEAACPGVVSCSDIVALAARDAISLANGPAYEVPTGRRDGRVSNMSLAKDMPEVSDSIEILKAKFMQKGLNAKDLVLLSAAHTIGTTACFFMSKRLYDFLPGGQPDPTINPTFLPELTTQCPQNGDINVRLPIDRFSERLFDKQILQNIKDGFAVLQTDAGLYEDVTTRQVVDSYLGMLNPFFGPTFESDFVKAIVKMGKIGVKTGFKGEIRRVCSAFN
- a CDS encoding peroxidase superfamily protein, which translates into the protein MSVSIPVLMKRLCLYNSLSLFLFHLFPSPSLALSFSVELNLLKAQMVWANAKMRLALSLVTVFFGISLANLEVGFYSNTCPQAESIVKRVVSGAALSDPNLPAILLRLHFHDCFVEGCDGSILVNNGAISEKNAFGHEGVRGFEIVEAVKAELEAACPGVVSCSDIVALAARDAISLANGPAYEVPTGRRDGRVSNMSLAKDMPEVSDSIEILKAKFMQKGLNAKDLVLLSGMYLFFFFVFSLIHVCLVVSNLSKFLVRSSSYMIFNSRIHDTFRMFRPFPLFFVC